In Nocardia sp. NBC_00403, the DNA window TGCCTGCGCGCTCCGCGAGCGGCTTGGCCTGCGGCGTCTCGATGCGGCCGGGGACGGCGGGTCGGTCCGCGCCGGAACCGCCCGCGGTGACGAGCTCGCGCTCGACGACCTGCAGCGTCCGCGCCGAGGCGTACTGCACGATGAGCAGCACCAGCACCAGGGCGTACACAACGATCGCCGACTTGAAGGCGAGATCGCTGTAGTGCGCGATGTTCTCGTCGATCGGCATGGTCACTCTCCCGTGTTCTCGGTGCCGGACTGCTGATCCAGCAGGCGCGCACGCAATGTGTCGAACTCGCCACCCCAGCCGGCCTGATCGGTCCGCGCGAGCCCGCCCATTTCTACTACGGTGCGTCGTTGGTCAACGGTACCGGCTTCGGCATCGGCGGGGTAGACGCGGATCCAGACACGCCGCCGCTTCACCAGCAGCGAAACGAGCAGCCCCGCCATCATGGCCAACGCACTGACCAGCACCCACTGCTGCGCGGGATCGTGTGACACCTGCAAGTTCACGAATTCCTGTGCGCCGTCGAAGGTCACCTTGGCGCCGTTGGACAGGGTGGTGGATTCGCCGGGGCGCAGGTTCACCCTGGCCTCCTTGGTCAGCCTGCCCTGTTTGATCTGCTCGGAGTCGAGTGAGAACAGCGACTGCGGCTTTCCGGTGTCGAGGCCGGTGTCGCCGCGATAGACGTCCACCGCGACGGCCGGATCGTTCATGACGGGGAACGACGAGGTCAGCAGGCTTCCGTGGAGCAGGGCGGTCGGCGCGAACAGGCCCTCCACGGCGATCTGATTCTTGCGGCGCTCGGCCTCGGTGGCGTACATGCCGCCGGGCGGATCGATCCGCAGCACTCCGCTGGACAGGAAGGTCCGGGCATCCTCGGGTCGCCACTGGATGGTCTCTGTCCTGGTCTGCCCGTTCGGGAAGGTGACGGTGAACGTCGGCGCGAACCCGTGCCCTTGCAGGTACAGCCGGTCACCAGCGACACGCAGCGGATGGTTCACCTGAATCGTGCTGGTGCGCCAGGTGTTGGTCTGGAGGTCGGCACCGGCCTGGTATTCGATATTCGAGGTGAACATCTCGGCCTGGCCGTTCTGCAGGTAGTCGGCCTTGAAGTCCTTGACCCGCACACAGATCGGAGTCATGCCGGTGCCGTCGTTCACATTGCCCGCACGGAACGAGTCGAAAACCGCGGGCGAGGTGGTGCAGAAGCCGGGACCGTTGTTCGCGATGACGATAACGCTGCCCTCGTAACCGAACAGCTTGCCGACCGCGATGGCGACCAGCAGCCCGACCAGAGCCAGATGGAAGACGAGATTGCCCAGCTCGCGGGTGTACCCCTTCTCGGCCGAAAGAGTGGTCTCCCCGTCCCGCCCGCTCTGCTCGATGCTTCGCTCGCCGGGCCCTGCGTGGTTGGGCAGGCTGCCGCCTCCGGGCCGGACGCTCCCACCGGCGCGCACCTCGGTGCGCCAGCCGCGCAACTGCCGACGGGCATGCGCGATCACCTCGTCGGCAGACCGCTCGACGGTCTCGGCGTAGTGGTGCGGCAGCCTGGCCAGATTGCGCGGTGCGCGCACCGGCGGCGTGCGCAGCGCCCGGTAGTGGTCGAACACGCGCGGCAGGATGCAGCCAACCAGCGAAATGAACAGCAGCACATAGATGGCCGTGAACCAGAAGCTGGAGAACACGTCGAACAGCTCGAACCGGTCCATCCACGGCCCGAGCGTCGGCCGGTCGGCGATGTACTGGGCGACCTTCTGCTCGTTGAGGCTGCGCTGCGGCAGCAATGCGCCGGGGATCGCGGCCAACGCGAGCAGGAACAGCAGCACCAGCGCGGTGCGCATGCTGGTGAGCCCGCGCCAGGTGTTGCGCACCAGCGCCCACGCCCGACCCGGCAGCGACTGGCGCGGCGGAGTGTGCGGCGCCTCCGGTCTGTCGATCACGGTCATATCGGTAGCGTCACCTCGGAGACGAATGCATCGCGAACCCAGGCGACGAACTGGTCCCACGCGCCGGTGACCAGCGCGATGCCGACCGCAACAAGCAGGATGCCCCCGATGATCTGGATGGTGCGGGAATTGCGGCGCAGCCACCCGACGCCGCGCAGCGCGCTCGCCGAACCGAAGGCGAGGACCACGAACGGCAGGCCGAGGCCGAGGCAGTAGGCAACGATCAGCGCCACCCCGCGCACCGCGGTCGTCCCGTCGGTGCCCGCGGACACCGCCATCACACCGGACAGGGTCGGCCCGAGGCACGGCGTCCAACCCAGCGCGAACACCGCGCCGAGCAGCGGCGCGCCCGCGATGCTGGTCAGCCTGCGCGGCTCCATCCTGGTGTCGCGCTGCAGCGCGGGCACCAGGCCGATGAACACCAGGCCCATCAGAATGGTGACCACACCGCCGATGCGTTGCAGCAGTTCACGATTCACGTTCAGTGTGTGGATCACGCCGAAAACCGTCGCGGTAGCGAGCACGAACACCACGGTGAAGCCGGCGACGAACAAACCGGCCGCGCCCGCGACCCGCATCCGGCCACTGCGCGCCACTTGCGGTGCGGACACTACGGCCCGATCGGCAACGGCCACCGAACCGGACTTACCCCCGCGACCTTTGGCTTCGGCAGGGGTGACAGGCGGCGCCTCGGCACCGACCAGCCCCGCCAGATACGACAGATAGCCGGGTACCAACGGCACTACACACGGTGAAGCGAACGACACGAGTCCCGCCAGCATGCAGGCACCGAGCGCAAGCAGCAGCGGTCCGGTCGCCGCGGTCTGCTGGAACGACTCCCCCACTCCGGCAAGCACGATCACGCCGACTCCGCTCCTCGCGGATCGCCAGTGGTCGCCTGCTCGGCAGCCGGCACGGCGGAGACCGTCGGCGCCTCGTCGCGCGCGACATCCCGCAAGGATTCCGCCGCGGCACTGCGCGGCACCATCGCGACACCGGCCCAGCGGTCATCGACCCGCCAGGTGCCACGGACGAGCCGGGCAGCCTGCCGCGGACGACAGGCGCGGCCGCCGCGCATCCGGCGATCGCGGTTCACGACTGCACCTCCTCGGCCTGCTCCGCGTCGCGGCGCATCGGCACCTGCCGTTCGGTGTCCGTCGGCGCCGGGTCGACCTCGGCCCAGCTGACATCCATCATCGATGCCGCCGCGGCGCTGCGCGGCACCGAGGCCACGCCCGCCCAGCGATCGTCGACGGTCCATGTTCCACGGATGAGTCGGGCGGCCTGCCGCGGGCGACAGGCGCGCGGGCTGCGGGTGCGGTTCACTGAGAGTCCTCTGTGGCGATACGTTCGAGTACGGGCTGGAGATCCTCGGCCAGGAGCGACCGGAGGAAAACGGCGGCGACACGGTGCTGACGATCCAGAACGAGCGTCGTCGGGATGACGCTGGTCGGGAAGTTGCCGCCGAGGGCGAGCAACGTGCGCATGGACGGGTCGTAGATCGACCGATAGCCGATCTTGTTGTCCACCACGAAATCCTGGGCCTTGTCCTGCTGCGGATCACGGACGTTGATGCCGAGGAAAACGACACCCTTGTCCTTGGTCGCCTCGTAGGCCTTTTCCAGGGCAGGAGCCTCGGCGCGGCACGGCCCGCACCACTGCCCCCAGAGATTGAGCACGACCACCTTGCCGGCGAAATCCTCGACCGAGGTGGTTTTGCCTGCGGTCATCAGGTCGGGGCCGGCCAGTGTGCCGATGGTGCCTCGCGCGCTCGGCGGGTCGTAGAAGATGTCGGTTTTGCCACCGGGTGAGACGAACTCGAAGGTGCCGCCGGAGGCCACCGCGTCTGTCCCGGTCGAGCAGCCGGCCAGCGCGGCAACGAAGCACACGCAGGCGACCAGGACCGGCGCGAGGCGCCGGGCCACGGGCCGAGAGAACACGGTGGCCGATCTCATGCGCCGTGCACCGTGGGGTCCGAACCGCCCGCAGGCTCGGAGTAAACG includes these proteins:
- the resB gene encoding cytochrome c biogenesis protein ResB, coding for MTVIDRPEAPHTPPRQSLPGRAWALVRNTWRGLTSMRTALVLLFLLALAAIPGALLPQRSLNEQKVAQYIADRPTLGPWMDRFELFDVFSSFWFTAIYVLLFISLVGCILPRVFDHYRALRTPPVRAPRNLARLPHHYAETVERSADEVIAHARRQLRGWRTEVRAGGSVRPGGGSLPNHAGPGERSIEQSGRDGETTLSAEKGYTRELGNLVFHLALVGLLVAIAVGKLFGYEGSVIVIANNGPGFCTTSPAVFDSFRAGNVNDGTGMTPICVRVKDFKADYLQNGQAEMFTSNIEYQAGADLQTNTWRTSTIQVNHPLRVAGDRLYLQGHGFAPTFTVTFPNGQTRTETIQWRPEDARTFLSSGVLRIDPPGGMYATEAERRKNQIAVEGLFAPTALLHGSLLTSSFPVMNDPAVAVDVYRGDTGLDTGKPQSLFSLDSEQIKQGRLTKEARVNLRPGESTTLSNGAKVTFDGAQEFVNLQVSHDPAQQWVLVSALAMMAGLLVSLLVKRRRVWIRVYPADAEAGTVDQRRTVVEMGGLARTDQAGWGGEFDTLRARLLDQQSGTENTGE
- a CDS encoding cytochrome c biogenesis CcdA family protein, translating into MIVLAGVGESFQQTAATGPLLLALGACMLAGLVSFASPCVVPLVPGYLSYLAGLVGAEAPPVTPAEAKGRGGKSGSVAVADRAVVSAPQVARSGRMRVAGAAGLFVAGFTVVFVLATATVFGVIHTLNVNRELLQRIGGVVTILMGLVFIGLVPALQRDTRMEPRRLTSIAGAPLLGAVFALGWTPCLGPTLSGVMAVSAGTDGTTAVRGVALIVAYCLGLGLPFVVLAFGSASALRGVGWLRRNSRTIQIIGGILLVAVGIALVTGAWDQFVAWVRDAFVSEVTLPI
- a CDS encoding TlpA disulfide reductase family protein is translated as MRSATVFSRPVARRLAPVLVACVCFVAALAGCSTGTDAVASGGTFEFVSPGGKTDIFYDPPSARGTIGTLAGPDLMTAGKTTSVEDFAGKVVVLNLWGQWCGPCRAEAPALEKAYEATKDKGVVFLGINVRDPQQDKAQDFVVDNKIGYRSIYDPSMRTLLALGGNFPTSVIPTTLVLDRQHRVAAVFLRSLLAEDLQPVLERIATEDSQ